One part of the Rutidosis leptorrhynchoides isolate AG116_Rl617_1_P2 chromosome 1, CSIRO_AGI_Rlap_v1, whole genome shotgun sequence genome encodes these proteins:
- the LOC139871958 gene encoding pre-mRNA-processing factor 39-2 — translation MDLLILANAADDVSAMDTVPDVSSPEEVYEIVSGDSLDFDSWTSLISDIEKTYSDNIKAISSVYESFLSWFPLCHEYWKRYANHMARLCTAEKAVQVFEQAVQSATYSVGLWVDYCSFCIHAFADPTDIRRTFERGLSFVGKDFLCHKLWDLYISFELSQQQWSFLAHILVRALNFPSKSLHKYYDNFREFTSFVEEDMSCAENCNLEPFSADSNVEIATFNDEIYDAIKELQDSSSVELRTKALHKFIAIAEQFYSKSCQLHERIDYFENYVDRDFYNVKPLDDEELQNWHNYLDFIEKQDDFDWAVKLYERCLIPCADYPEFWMRYVEFIESKGGRELAIFALERATQVFLKNVSEVHIYNASFRERIGDFDGARAAFHLCDTESDSSVIDTVVKKANMETRLGNMDTALEIYDKALKMAAEKDKMHIIPTLYIHFFRLKFLITGSADAAINLLLEGIQQVPHSRLLLEELINFAMMHEGSKHLYVVDSIIAATITSDSQGLSSKDREDLSLLYLKFVDYCGTIHDIRKAWNRHLKCFPHLIRSSSSHKYHLNRLSNKLKEPTEKVPGVVAKQPSRVHKIKHISSVSAVENHKSLASKSQGINPDKSTSNQYKEKGSHKSVKKKARMQSEDNTAVKLKRLKRQPSNYASKDVTQQKGGHENDVEVSVKPVSFDNLSLCTQEDEPISLEDAMPSVTHDDSNKKQTETDEHEPEADTQHISSQSAKTCKTDETPTASELTAHIVDLNQMPNQDHQNPNTENTQPQNSSSSLQLHLLPQLLQSMVQTVQSSEPQPGLIQNQQTYNQMWQYQYQQQQNQQMQQYYQQQQQQQAYMQQHQFHPQQYQLSQLQEQQMQQWLYMQQMYQQMPHNLQQNQQQQIAAMSNQIWNGSHDRQGQGMMPTLTANTYNVAYAQHNADVAAQPMTTSALTNIASPSNRLQSFKSHHSTSFE, via the exons ATGGATTTACTCATTCTGGCTAATGCCGCCGACGATGTTTCCGCCATGGATACCGTACCCGACG TTAGTTCCCCTGAAGAAGTTTATGAAATTGTATCTGGTGATTCGTTGGACTTTGATTCTTGGACTTCACTTATATCAGATATTGAGAAGACCTACTCG GACAATATAAAAGCAATATCATCAGTGTATGAATCGTTCCTCTCCTGGTTCCCATTGTGTCATGAGTACTGGAAGAGGTATGCAAACCACATGGCACGGCTTTGTACGGCGGAGAAGGCTGTACAAGTCTTTGAGCAGGCGGTACAATCAGCAACCTATTCAGTTGGATTGTGGGTTGACTATTGTAGTTTCTGTATACATGCTTTTGCTGACCCCACTGACATCCGTCG AACATTTGAAAGAGGGCTGTCTTTTGTTGGAAAGGATTTCTTATGTCATAAATTATGGGATTTGTACATCAGTTTTGAGTTATCTCAGCAGCAATGGAGTTTTCTTGCACACATTCTTGTTCGTGCTTTAAATTTTCCATCAAAAAGTTTGCACAAGTATTATGACAA TTTTAGAGAGTTCACTTCTTTTGTAGAAGAGGATATGTCATGTGCAGAAAATTGCAATCTTGAACCATTTTCAGCTGATTCAAATGTAGAAATTGCCACCTTTAACGATGAAATCTATGATGCCATCAAGGAATTGCAAGATTCTTCTAGTGTTGAACTGAGGACTAAAGCTCTACATAAATTTATCGCCATTGCCGAACAGTTCTATAGCAAATCATGCCAATTGCACGAAAGAATAGATTACTTTGAAAACTATGTAGATAGGGACTTTTATAATGTAAAGCCACTTGATGACGAGGAGCTACAGAATTGGCATAATTATCTGGATTTCATTGAGAAGCAAGACGATTTCGACTGG GCTGTGAAACTGTACGAAAGATGCTTGATTCCATGTGCTGACTACCCAGAATTTTGGATGCGGTATGTGGAGTTTATAGAATCCAAAGGGGGACGAGAACTAGCAATTTTTGCTTTGGAAAGGGCAACACAAGTATTTTTAAAG AATGTTTCAGAGGTGCATATTTACAATGCAAGTTTTAGAGAGAGAATAGGAGATTTTGACGGGGCCCGTGCTGCCTTTCATCTTTGTGATACTGAATCTGATTCATCTGTTATTGACACTGTAGTTAAAAAGGCTAACATGGAAACACGTCTG GGAAATATGGATACAGCTTTGGAAATTTATGATAAAGCACTCAAAATGGCTGCAGAGAAGGATAAGATGCACATCATCCCTACTCTGTATATTCACTTTTTTCGTCTTAAGTTCCTG ATCACTGGCAGTGCAGATGCTGCGATAAACTTGCTACTAGAGGGTATTCAGCAAGTGCCTCATTCCAGGTTACTTCTAGAG GAGTTGATAAATTTTGCAATGATGCACGAAGGATCAAAACATTTGTACGTAGTGGACTCCATTATTGCCGCTACCATAACTTCTGATTCACAGGGCTTGAGCTCCAAAGATCGAGAGGATTTATCACTTTTGTATTTGAAG TTTGTTGACTACTGTGGAACAATTCATGACATAAGAAAGGCATGGAACCGTCACTTAAAATGTTTTCCACACCTGATAAGGAGTTCCTCTTCACATAAATACCATCTTAATCGGCTTTCAAACAAGCTCAAAGAACCAACTGAAAAGGTGCCCGGTGTTGTTGCAAAGCAGCCATCTAGGGTTCATAAAATCAAGCATATTTCCTCAGTTTCAGCCGTTGAAAACCACAAGTCGTTGGCCTCTAAAAGTCAAGGCATCAATCCTGACAAGTCTACATCAAACCAGTATAAAGAGAAGGGTAGTCACAAATCCGTGAAGAAAAAAGCTCGTATGCAATCTGAAGATAACACAGCCGTAAAATTGAAAAGATTAAAACGCCAACCTAGCAATTACGCATCTAAGGATGTTACTCAACAAAAGGGAGGACACGAAAATGACGTTGAAGTTAGCGTAAAGCCAGTTTCTTTCGATAATCTTTCGTTATGTACTCAGGAAGATGAACCTATTTCTCTCGAGGATGCGATGCCCTCTGTAACTCATGATGATTCTAACAAAAAACAAACCGAAACAGATGAACATGAACCAGAAGCAGACACACAACATATTTCATCACAAAGTGCAAAAACCTGCAAAACTGATGAAACGCCTACAGCTTCTGAGTTAACTGCTCATATAGTCGACCTAAACCAAATGCCGAATCAAGATCATCAAAATCCTAATACCGAAAACACGCAGCCACAGAACTCTTCATCATCATTACAATTACATTTGTTGCCCCAATTGCTTCAATCCATGGTTCAGACTGTACAAAGTAGTGAACCACAACCTGGGTTGATTCAGAACCAACAAACTTATAATCAGATGTGGCAATATCAATATCAGCAACAACAGAATCAGCAAATGCAACAGtattatcaacaacaacaacaacaacaagcatACATGCAACAACATCAATTTCACCCACAGCAGTATCAGTTGTCTCAACTGCAGGAACAGCAAATGCAGCAATGGCTATATATGCAGCAGATGTATCAGCAGATGCCACACAATTTACAGCAAAATCAACAGCAACAGATTGCTGCGATGTCCAATCAGATTTGGAATGGTAGCCATGATCGCCAG GGTCAAGGAATGATGCCAACCCTTACGGCAAACACATACAATGTGGCATACGCACAACATAATGCAGATGTGGCGGCTCAACCGATGACTACAAGTGCCCTAACAAACATTGCGTCTCCAAGTAATCGACTACAGTCTTTCAAGTCTCATCATTCTACCTCTTTTGAGTGA